The genome window TCCCACCGCGATGAGCGTGATCCCCACCGGTGTCGGCGCTTCCACGTCCAGCAGCAACGCGGCCCCGCGGCCCACCGCGAGCCCGGTCACCACGCCGATCAACCCGCCGATCCCGGTCAGCGTCGCCGCCTCGAAGAGGAATTGCAGCATGATGTCGCGGCGCGTCGCGCCTAACGCCTTGCGTACCCCGATCTCGCGCGTGCGCGAGGTCACCGAGACCATCATGATCGCCATCACCCCGATCCCCCCCACCAGCAGCCCGACCGAGGAGAGCGAGACCATCACCAGGAAGAAGGCCCCGGTGAGCCGATTGAAGATCTGGAGGATCTGGTCCTGCGTGACGAAGTCGAAGTTGTTCTTGTCGGCCGGGCGCAGGCGCCGCATCTCACGCAGCGTCACCATCACCGCCTCCTGCGCATCGGCGACCGCCACCGCCTTGCGCCCCTTCACGGCGATGAAGACCGCGTTGGCCTTGTCCAGCGTGAACTGCTGGTCGGCCATCCTGAACGGGATGATCGCCGACGTCTCGGCTCCCGGCGGCTGGAAGATGTTCGACGCCGCTTGAAAGAGCCCGATCACCTGCGCCGGCCGCCCGCCGACCTTGATGGTCTCGCCGAGCGGGTTGCGCCGCCCGAACATCTCGCGCGCCAGGTCCTCCGGAATCACCACCACGTTGGCGCCGCTCACCAGCTCGGCGCGCGAGAACCAGCGCCCCAGCACCAACTCTCCCCCGATGATCTCGCTGAAGTGATCGTCGGCGCCGTAGATGCGATTGGGTTGGGTGCGGACGTCGCCATACTCCAGTCGCCCCTGGATCACCGCCCACATGCCGGCGTACGCAATCTCGGGGAGCTCGGCGATACGTTCGGCCTCGCGCACCTGCAGGTCGGGGCGGATACGCATCCACGCGGGGAGCGCGTCGGGATTGACTGGCGTCCCGCTATACGCCTTGAAGACGTAGAACACGGTGGGGCCGGCCTGCTCGATCGTCGTGACGATCTGCGATTGGATCCCGTTGACGATCGTCGCCATCGACATGACCGAGCTCACGCCGATCACGACGCCGAGGATCGTGAGGCCGGCGCGCATCTTGGAGGCGCGGATCGCGTCGAGCGCGATGCCGATGTTCTCCCCTACCTGGTCGAGGATGCGCATCGCCTACTCCGCCCGCAGGGCGGCGATGGGATCGAGGCGCGCCGCGCGCCGCGCCGGGTACACGCCGAACAGGATCCCCACCCCCGCCCCAAGGGCCAGCGAGAGGAGCACCGACCACGCCGTCACGCGTGCCGGCAGCGGCGACGCCGCGGCGATGGCCAGCGCAAAGAGCCACCCGGCACTCACGCCGATCACACCGCCTAACGTGGCCAGCACGACCGCCTCGCCAAGGAACTGGCGCTCGATGTCCTCGGCGCGCGCCCCCACCGCCTTGCGAATCCCGATCTCGTGCGTGCGCTCGGTCACCGCCATCAGCATGATGTTCATGATGACGATCCCGCCCACCACTACGCCGATGGCCACCACCGCGGGGATGATCGCGAAGAGCAGGCGCGTGACCGTCTTCCAGAACGCGACGAGGGCGTCCGACGTCTCGATCGAGAAATCGTTGTCGTCGCCCGGTCGCAGCCCGCGCGCCACGCGCATCGCCTCCTCGGCGCGCTGCATCGCCGGCTCCACCGCGTCGGCCTCGGCCATCTTCACCGAGATCACCGTCGTGCTGCGTCGTCCGAACAACATCTCGAAGCGCGTGGACGGCATCAGCGCATACGTATCGAACGACTGCCCCAGCACCTGTCCCTTTCCGGCGTTCACGCCAATCACCTCGAACTGCTCGCCGAGGATGCGCACCGTCTTGCCGACGGCGGTCAGGTTGGGGAAGAGCGCGTCGGCGATGTCGCGTCCGATGACGATCACCGCGCGTCGCTGCGCCACGTCAACATCGCTCAGCGAGCGCCCTTCTTCGGCGCGGTAGTCCTGCACGATCTGGAACTGCTCGGTGACGCCGAAGAGGATGACGTCGGCAACGCGTTCGTTGCGCCAGACGAGGTCCACTCGCGGGGTAGGCCACCCGGACTGGAACGAGACCGCGTCTGCGTCGGGGATCGCCGACCGCACCGCCTCGGCGTCGCGCGGCGTGATCTTGGGGCGCCGGTTGATGCGGTTGATCTCGTCGTCGCTGATGCGCCCCACGTTGATCGGGGTGCGCCGCACCTGGAAGGTGTTGGCCCCGATCATCGCGTCGGCGATGTTCTCCTTCACGAAGGCGTTCATCCCCTGGATGATCGCGATGACCGCCACGAGGAAGGCGACCGAGACGATGATTCCGAGCAGCGTGAAAAACGACCGCAGCTTGTTGGCCACAATCTGGCCGAGCGCGGTCGTCATCACATCGGAGAAGCGCATTTCCTGTGGGGAGGAGAAGACGGGAAGACGGGAAGACGGGAAGACGGGAAGACGAGATGAAACCCCGTCCCTTGTGAATCAATTCACGAGGAGGGGGGCAAAGCAAGCGGAACTCCCCCCGGCGACGTCCCAACTCGTCTTCCCGTCTTCCCGTCTTCCCGTCTTCGGACCTACTCGTACCTGAGCGCTTCGACCGGGTCGAGGTTTGCCGCGCGGGCCGCAGGGGCCATCCCGAAGAGGATCCCGGTGAGCGCGCTCGCGACCAGCGAGGCGACGACAGCCGGGAGGGGGACGGCGGCGGGGATGCTCGTCCAGCTCCGAATCCCGATGGCCAGGAGGGCACCGGCGCCCAGCCCCACGGCGGCACCGATGCTGGTCAGCGTGGCCCCCTCGACGAGGAACTGCCAGAGGATCGTGCGCCGTGTGGCCCCGAGCGCCTTGCGCACCCCGATCTCGCGGGTGCGCTCGGTCACCGAGATCATCATGATCGCCACCACCCCGACCCCGCCCACCAGGAGCCCAACGGCGGAAAGCACCAGCATCACGAGAAAGAGGGCGCCGAAGACCTTGTTGAAGGTCTCCGCGATCTTGTCCTGGCCGACCAGGTAGAAGTTGCTGCGTTGCGACGGGCGCAGCCCGCGCAACGAGCGCATGGTCGCGGTGACCTCGTCCATGGTCTCCCCGCGCGTGACGCCGGCGCGCGGCTTGACGTTGATCATCATCCCGCGCATCCAGACGTTGAGCCGGCGGCGCGCGGTCTCGGCAGGGACGATGATCTTCGGAGTCTCGGGTCCGCGACCGTCGAGCGACTTGAGGAACCCTCCCCGCGTCTGGTAGATGCCGATGACCGAGAACTGCTGTCCATCGATCATCACGTCCTTGCCGATCGGGTCGGATTGCCCGAAGAGCTGCTTGGCCAGGGTGTCGTTGAGGATCGCGATGGGGGCGGCGTTGCTCGCTTCCTTGGACGTGTAGTTGCGCCCGGGGTAGATGTCGCCGCCGTCGGTGAGGAGCCACTCGTCGCCGTAGGCCTCGAGGTTCACCGACTCGATGGCGACGTTCATGTAGCGAATGCCGGAGTTGCCGAAGAGCCACGGCGAGGCGGCGCCGACGGAGGGAAGCGCCTTGATGGCACGCCATTCCTCCATGGTGATGGTCGGGTTGCGCCTGTCGGGACAGTTCTCGTCGGTCCCGTCGCAGGCGTTGATCCCGACATCCTGGCGCCGTACCATGAACGCGTCGCCGCCGAAGGCGTCGAGGTCGGACTGGAACGAGAGGGTGACGCCGTGGATCGTCGCGGCCATCGCCACCACCACGAAGACGCCGACCGCCACGCCGAGGATGGTGAGCGCTGCCCGCACGCGATTGGCGCGAATGGCGTCGAGGGCGATGAAGATCCCCTCGAGGGTGGCCTGCAGCGAGGCCGTGAGCGAGGGCTTCATTCCTGACGCAGTGCGGCGATGGGATCGAGGCTCGCGGCGCGGCTGGCGGGATAGAGTCCGGCGACGATGCCGACGCCGGCGCCCAGCAGGACGGCGGCCGGGATCGACCAGAGCGCGACCCCCGCGGGCAGGGGAGAGAAGGCCGCGATGAGCTTGGCCATCCCGACGCCCAGCGCAATGCCTAACGCGGCGCCGAGCACGCTCAGCGACGCCGACTCCACGAGGAACTGGCGCATGATGTCGCGCCGCCGGGCCCCCAGCGCCTTGCGAATGCCGATCTCGCGCGTGCGCTCGGCCACTGCCACCAGCATGATGTTCATGATCACCAGGGCGCCGACAATGAGCCCGATCGCGGGAAGCGCGGTACCGAAGGCGATCAGCTTCCCCTTGAGCTCGTTGAAGAACGACATCGCCGAGGCCGATGACTCGAGGGCGAAGTTGTCCTTCTGGCTCGGCGACAGGTGGCGGATGCCGCGCATCACCGTGCGCACTTCCTCCATCGCCGCGTTCAGCAGCACCGGGTTGGGTGACTGCACCACCAGCGCGCGCACGTCGCCGCGCGGGTTGGTGATGCGGGCCAGCGGCGAGGTGTGCGGTCCGATGGCGAGGCGGTCGAGCGAGAAGCCGAAGACCGATCCCTGGGGCTCGATCACGCCGATGACGAGATACGGCGACCCCCCGATGCGCAGCTCGCGTCCCAGCGGGTCGAGCCCCGGGAAGAAGTGCGTCGCGGCCTCCGACCCGATCACCACCACCTTGCTCCCCAGCGTGACCTCCTGCGCCGTGAAGGGGCGGCCGCTCGTGAGCTTGTACTTCTTGAGCGTGAAGTACGACTCCTCCGCGCTCACCAGCTGCACCTGCTTGGGGCGGGCGAGCGGAGAACTGGCGTAGGCGAACGTCATGTTCTCGATCGACGACACCAGCCCGGGGGGAAGCGCCGTGCGGACCTGCTCGACCTCTGCCTTGTAGAGGCGCGGGCGCCGCTGGATTTCGCGCCAGTCGGCGTCGGAGCGCGGACCGAAGCCCTGATCGCCCCGCCGCAGCGTGAACGTGTTCACGCCGAGCAGGGCACCGGCGAAGTCATCCTCGACGTACCGGCTCATCCCCTCGACGATGCTGACGACGGCGATGAGGAACATCACGCCGATCATCACACCGAGGAGGGTGAAGAAACTCTTGAGCTTTTGGACGCGGATCGTCGCGAAGGCGAGCTTGACTGCTTCGAAGAACGGCACGAAGGGCTGATGCCTTACGAGATACCCATCGACTGCTTGAAGGCCGAGCGACGGTCGTCGCTGGCGATCACGCCGTCACGCAGCACCACGACGCGGCGCGCGTGCGCGGCGATGTCGGGTTCGTGCGTCACCATGATGACGGTCTGCCCGGTGTCGGCCAGGTTCTCGAAGACGCGCATGATCTCCTCCGAGGTCTTGGAGTCGAGGTTACCGGTCGGTTCGTCGGCGAGCAGGATCGAGGGGTTGTTGACCAGGGCGCGCGCGATGGCGACGCGCTGGCGCTGGCCCCCCGACAGCTCGTTGGGACGGTGGTTCATGCGGGTCTCGAGTTGCACCTGCTCGAGCGCGCGCTTGGCGCGGCGCTTCCGCTCGTCGGACGACACGCCGGCGTACACCAGCGGCAACTCGACGTTGTGCAGCGCCGTGGCGCGCGGCAGCAGGTTGAACGTCTGGAAGACGAAGCCGATCTCCTTGTTGCGCACACGCGCCAGCTCATCGTCGCTCATCTTCGAGACCAACATCCCGTTGAGCCAGTACTCGCCGGCGGTGGGGGTGTCGAGGCAGCCGATAAGGTTCATCAGCGTCGACTTCCCCGACCCCGAGGGCCCCATGATGGCGACGTACTCGTTCCGGCGAATGGCCAGGTCGACGCCGCGGAGGGCGCGGACGACCTCGCCCCCCATGTCGTACTCGCGCTTGAGCCCGCGCGTCACGATGACCCAGTCCTTTCCGGGGGCCTGGCCGGGGTCCATGACCACGGCCTTTCGTTCGGCGGTCGAGCTGAGCGGATGCTCGCCCGTCGTGCTCAGCGTTGCGTCGCCAGCCTGGTTGTCGCTCACGTCTTCGCTCCCGCGTCGGGCTTCTTTTCCGGCTTCGGTTCCTTCACCAGCGCTCCATCCTTCAACTCGCGAATGGCCTGGTAAGTGCCACCGACGATCTTCTCCCCGTCCTTCACCCCGGAGATGACCTCGAAATACTTGTCGCCGGCGATCCCCACCTTAACGGGGCGGAAGGTCACTTTGTTGTCCGCGCCGACAATGAAGACCCCCTCGACGTCCTTCTTGCCAACTTCCTTCTTCTTGGGCTGCCCGGGGGCCCCCGCCGTGTCGGCGGCGTTGAGCTCCTCGTTCTCGCGCACCGTGAGCGCGATGATCGGGATCGTCAGCACCGAGGTGCGGGTGTCGGTCACGATCTTGGCCGTCGCCGAAAAGTCGGGGCGCGTCTCGGCCGGCGGGTTCATGAGCTGGATCTTCACTTCGTAGTCGATCGCCTGCTCGGTGCTCCCGGTGCTCGCGGTCGCCTTCACCGAGGAGTTCGAGATCTCGACCACCTTGCCAACGAACGTCGTATCGGGGAAGGCGTCGATCTGGATGACCGCGGAGTCGCCGAGGGAGATGCGGGCCACGTCGGTCTCGTCGACCTTGACCTTGGTCTCGAAGACCGACAGGTCGGCGATGGTCAGGAGCGTGGCGGCGTCCTTGTTGAACGTCCCCGGGACCGCGGTCTCGCCCTGCTCGACGGCGAGGCGCGTGATCTTCCCCGACATCGGGGCGAGGATGGTCGTACGCGCCAGGTTGCTGCGCGCTTCCCGGAGCGAGGCGGCCGACTGATCGGCATTCTGGTTGGCCGACTCGAAGAGGGCGGTGTTGACCTCCACCGCGGTCTTGAGCTGCTCCAGTGACTCCGCGGAGATGAGGGCAGCGTTGGTCTTCTGGATCTCCAGCGAGCGCTCGTAGGTGCGCTGCGCCTGGAGGAGGTTGGCCTTGGCCTGGGCCGCCGACGCCTTCGCCGACGCCACGGCGGCCTCGGAGCGCTGCACCGCCGCCTGATACTGCGCCGGATCGATCTCGAGGAGGAACTGCCCCTTCTTCACGATCTCCCCTTCCTTCACCGCCAGGCGCACGATCCGCCCGCTGATGTCGGCCGCGACATCGACCTTCGTGACCGGTTGCACCTGACCGCTGGCCGTGACCGAGGCGACGAGGTCGCGCTTCTGCACGCTCTCCATGCGCACCTCGGTGGCCTTGTCACCGCCCTTGGCCTTGGCCGCCAGCGCCGCCCCGACTGCAGCGACCACCACGATCCCAAGTCCCCACTTCAGTCCTTTACTCATTGCACTCGTCCTCGGTTATCGAAGCGGGCGACCCACCGCCGATTCCAGCGCGGCGAAGGCCTTGTGATAGTCATAGATCGCGTTGATGCGGTCGGTCTCGGCGCGCTCGAAGTCGCTACGCGACTGCGTGACGTCGACGAACGTGTTGGCTCCCACGCGGAAGCGCTCCTGCGACAGCGCCAGCGCCTCGCGTGCCGCCACCGTGTTCTGCTCCTGCAGCCGCACCGTCTGGTACGCGGTCACCAGGTTGCGGTACGCCGACGTGACGTCGGCCGTGAGCTTGAGCTCCTGCTCCCGCACCCGGTAGCGGGCATCATTGCGGCTGGCGGCCGCCTCCTGGATCCGCTGCTCGCGGGTGAAGCCGTCGAAGATGGGGAGCGAGATCTGCGCCGACAGCTGGATCGGCGAGCGCGTCATCTTGAAGGGGAACTGGGCGTTGGCGTCGCGCAACGCCGACGCCTGCGCATCGGTGAAGACGATCGCGCCGCACTGCTGCAGGATGCTGGGGAGCCCGGCGCCGCGGCGGAGCGAGTCCTGCGAGATGCACGAGCGCTGCTGCGACAGCGCGCTGGCGCGGGCGTCGGAGATGCTGCCATCGATGTTGCGCAGCTGCTGCGAGAAGCCGCTGACCCCCGAGCTGAGCGACAGCGACGGGAAGTACGCCGACCGTGCACTCGAGACCTGCACGTCGCTCGCCCGTTCGCGCGAGCGCAGCGCCGCCAGCGCCGGGTTCCCCGAGCGCGCCTGCCCGAGCAACGCGTCGAGCTGCACCTTCGGCTCCTCAATGGCGAACTGGGACGAGAGCGACACGCCGGCCGGCTGCTCCACCCCGATCTGCTGGAAGAGGCGGAGCTTCTCCACCTCCACGTTGTTGCGCTCGCGAAGGACGGCGACCTGCTGCTGCCCCACCTGCACCTCGGCGCGGCGCACGTCGAGTGTCGTCGCGGCCCCCACCTGCTGGCGCGCACGGGCCAGTTCGAGCTGGGCCTGCGTCGAGCGCAGCAGGGTGTCCTGCAACGTCGCACGCGAGAGCGCCTGCAGCACGTTGAGGTACTGCGTGATCACGTTGGCGCGCAGCGTGGCCTCGGCGCTCGTCACGTCCGATTCGGCCGCGGCGAGGTTGGCCTGCTGCTGCTTGCGCGCCATCCAGGTCGCCGCGCTGATCGCGAGATCGACCCCGAGGTCGGCGCTCGACGACAGCACGTCGGAGGTCGAACCGAAGGCCTGGCCGGCGAAGAACTGCTGACGACCTTCGCGATAGCTCGACCCGAAGGAGGTGCGCACCGTGGGAAGGAGCTGCCCCTTGGAGGCGCGGAGCGCGGCGGCCGCACGCTGACGGCTCGAGCCGGTCTGGAGGTACTGCGGGTTGTTGCGGACCGCGAGCCGGATGGCCTCGTCGAGCGTGAGCACTGGCCCGCTCGCCTGGGCCGACACGTGCGCGAAAGGCGCAGCGCCGACGACGAGCAGGGTGCAAATCAAGCGTCGCATGGAATGACGGGTGCGAAGGGAGGGTGGAGTCTGCAGGCTGTACGGCGCAGGAAAATGACGGGTTTCAGTTGATCCCAACAAACCGGAAACGCTCCGCGGCGACGCGGAGCGTTGAGTCGGTCGGGGATCCACAGGGACGAACCGCGGCCGTCGCGTTATGGTGCCGGCGGATCGTCGCGCTGCGCGACGAGGTTGCGCGCCGGGATCGCGACCTTGAGGACGCGCCCCTTGGCGTCGACCCACACGTCGCGCGTCGCGCCGCTCGGTTCGGTCAGCACGATGTGTCGCGCCTCGAGGTCCTTGGTCCCGACCGTGACGCGATCGGCGCCCGCGCTCGAAACGGTCAACACCAGCTGCGCGTTGCGACGCGGAACGACGATGGCCATGCGCGCGTCGTTGGACCGGCGGGCCAGGAAGTAGTACTGGTGAAAGACGTCATCATCGAGGATGAGGGCGCCGTCGGTCACGATGTACTCCTTGGCCGATTCGCCGCGCGCGTTGTTGATGCGCGCACTGACACGCCCGCGCGTGATCTTCCCGCTCCACCGCTCGGAGCCGGTCGTCGTCCCGCGACTCTCGATCTGGTAGTCGGAGGGGGCCCCCATCGAGTCGGAGTGCAGCGCGGGCGTGAGGCGGCGATCGCCGAAGACGACGGTCGCGCGCGCCACGTACTCCAGGGCGCCGCTGGCACCCGGCGTCCCTTCGATGCGAAAGTCCTCACGCCCCGTGCGCTGGTTGGCCACGGTGATGGTGAAGCTCCCCTGATCGATGATCTGCGCGCTCTGCGCCGGCAACGCCGTCGCCGAGACGATGAGAAGGGCAGAAAGCCCGAGAAGTCGAGTGGTCATGGCAGAAAGGTAGTACCCTGACAGGCAAGACCCGTTCACCTGGTCGTCCGGTCACGCGGTTCGCCGCGCCCACGGCCCCGCGGCCCGCCCCGTCGCTCAGTCGTCGGCCGGCGCCGGCGCCAGAAAGATGCGGTCGCGGATTCGCGAGTAGATCCGAGCGTAAATCGCCTTCCCCTTTTCGGCGCTCGCCAACGACGGGCGACCGATCGAGCCGGCGCTCGCGGCGGGAACACGCAGCGAGGGGCGCCGGTATCGCCTGAGCGCCTCGGGGGTGATCATATAGTCCTGCGCCTTCTCCATCACCACGAGGGCCGGCGCGAGATGGAGCAGGAGCGAAGTGTCCACCTCGTCGCCATGCAGCGGCCCCAACCCACTCACCGTCAGGTCGGAGAGATCGATCGCCAGGATGTCGACCACCCTCACGCGCGCCCCCTTGGTGATGACTGTCGAGAGCGCTTCCTGATGCCCCTCGTGCCCGTGGGCCGTCAGGAAGACGAACTCGCGAATGCCCCCCGCCTCCCAGGCGTCGGTGAGGTCGTTGAGGGCGCGCAGGAGCGTCTTTCGGCGGAGCGTCGCGTTCCCCGGGATCGTACGCTCGTGATCCGTGTTGACCCCGTACTCCACGGTCGGGGCACGCAGCACGCGCAGTTCGGCCGACAGGTCGTCGGCGAGGCGCTCCACGATGATCGTGTCCACCCCCATCGGGAGGTGCGGCCCATGCTGCTCGCACGTGCCCACGGGGATCAGGAGTCGCGGGTCGCGGGCGATCGCCTCGGCGACCTCGCCCGGGCGGAGTTCCTTGAGGCGCAGCGGCGCGTGTTGACCGGTCGAAGCAGGGGGCATGGCGTTGTCGTCGGGTGAGCGCACCACCCTGGGGTGGCTGGCGTCGGCCGCTGGGGCGATCGTCCTCGGCGCCTGGTGGCTACGCACCTGGGGCGAACCATACCTCATCGGGACAACGGCAGCCATCGCCGTCGCCCTGACGCTCGCCCTCTTCGGGACCCGCCGACTGCCCAAGCTCGCGTCGGTCGTCGCGCTGGCATGGCTGGCCGCCGAAGGGTGGATCGCCATGGGGGTCTTCGCGCGACTCGATCGCGACTGGGCGTCGTACGAGCGCGATCGTGGGGCGCGCGCCGAACAGGCCTTCGTGGCGACGATCGCCGAGGACCTGGCGACGCTGCAGGGGGCGGCCGCCCGCGCGCTCGACGTGCCGGCCGGCGTCGACGCGCGCTTCCGTGCCCTCGAGGATGCGCTCCCGTCGGCGGTACTCGGCGAGGTCTCGGCCGTCGTCTTCGAGGGGGAGCGCCCGACCACGTGGATGGGGACGGTGCGTCTCGATGTGGATTCGCTGGTGGCCCCGGCGGGGGTCGCCTGGTCGGAGTTCTACGTGGTGGCCTTTGCCACGGCGACGCGCGAGGGGCGACGCGCGGTGATGATGCGCGTGCTGGCGGCGTCGCCGCCGGCCGATCGGCTGTCGCACAGTCTGAGCGCGACGGTCGCGGCGCGCGAGGAGATCGGGGGGCTCGAGCT of Gemmatimonadota bacterium contains these proteins:
- a CDS encoding ABC transporter permease, with the protein product MRILDQVGENIGIALDAIRASKMRAGLTILGVVIGVSSVMSMATIVNGIQSQIVTTIEQAGPTVFYVFKAYSGTPVNPDALPAWMRIRPDLQVREAERIAELPEIAYAGMWAVIQGRLEYGDVRTQPNRIYGADDHFSEIIGGELVLGRWFSRAELVSGANVVVIPEDLAREMFGRRNPLGETIKVGGRPAQVIGLFQAASNIFQPPGAETSAIIPFRMADQQFTLDKANAVFIAVKGRKAVAVADAQEAVMVTLREMRRLRPADKNNFDFVTQDQILQIFNRLTGAFFLVMVSLSSVGLLVGGIGVMAIMMVSVTSRTREIGVRKALGATRRDIMLQFLFEAATLTGIGGLIGVVTGLAVGRGAALLLDVEAPTPVGITLIAVGVSISIGLVFGLIPARRAARLDPVEALRYE
- a CDS encoding ABC transporter permease, with protein sequence MTTALGQIVANKLRSFFTLLGIIVSVAFLVAVIAIIQGMNAFVKENIADAMIGANTFQVRRTPINVGRISDDEINRINRRPKITPRDAEAVRSAIPDADAVSFQSGWPTPRVDLVWRNERVADVILFGVTEQFQIVQDYRAEEGRSLSDVDVAQRRAVIVIGRDIADALFPNLTAVGKTVRILGEQFEVIGVNAGKGQVLGQSFDTYALMPSTRFEMLFGRRSTTVISVKMAEADAVEPAMQRAEEAMRVARGLRPGDDNDFSIETSDALVAFWKTVTRLLFAIIPAVVAIGVVVGGIVIMNIMLMAVTERTHEIGIRKAVGARAEDIERQFLGEAVVLATLGGVIGVSAGWLFALAIAAASPLPARVTAWSVLLSLALGAGVGILFGVYPARRAARLDPIAALRAE
- a CDS encoding ABC transporter permease, with product MKPSLTASLQATLEGIFIALDAIRANRVRAALTILGVAVGVFVVVAMAATIHGVTLSFQSDLDAFGGDAFMVRRQDVGINACDGTDENCPDRRNPTITMEEWRAIKALPSVGAASPWLFGNSGIRYMNVAIESVNLEAYGDEWLLTDGGDIYPGRNYTSKEASNAAPIAILNDTLAKQLFGQSDPIGKDVMIDGQQFSVIGIYQTRGGFLKSLDGRGPETPKIIVPAETARRRLNVWMRGMMINVKPRAGVTRGETMDEVTATMRSLRGLRPSQRSNFYLVGQDKIAETFNKVFGALFLVMLVLSAVGLLVGGVGVVAIMMISVTERTREIGVRKALGATRRTILWQFLVEGATLTSIGAAVGLGAGALLAIGIRSWTSIPAAVPLPAVVASLVASALTGILFGMAPAARAANLDPVEALRYE
- a CDS encoding ABC transporter permease; protein product: MPFFEAVKLAFATIRVQKLKSFFTLLGVMIGVMFLIAVVSIVEGMSRYVEDDFAGALLGVNTFTLRRGDQGFGPRSDADWREIQRRPRLYKAEVEQVRTALPPGLVSSIENMTFAYASSPLARPKQVQLVSAEESYFTLKKYKLTSGRPFTAQEVTLGSKVVVIGSEAATHFFPGLDPLGRELRIGGSPYLVIGVIEPQGSVFGFSLDRLAIGPHTSPLARITNPRGDVRALVVQSPNPVLLNAAMEEVRTVMRGIRHLSPSQKDNFALESSASAMSFFNELKGKLIAFGTALPAIGLIVGALVIMNIMLVAVAERTREIGIRKALGARRRDIMRQFLVESASLSVLGAALGIALGVGMAKLIAAFSPLPAGVALWSIPAAVLLGAGVGIVAGLYPASRAASLDPIAALRQE
- a CDS encoding ABC transporter ATP-binding protein; this translates as MDPGQAPGKDWVIVTRGLKREYDMGGEVVRALRGVDLAIRRNEYVAIMGPSGSGKSTLMNLIGCLDTPTAGEYWLNGMLVSKMSDDELARVRNKEIGFVFQTFNLLPRATALHNVELPLVYAGVSSDERKRRAKRALEQVQLETRMNHRPNELSGGQRQRVAIARALVNNPSILLADEPTGNLDSKTSEEIMRVFENLADTGQTVIMVTHEPDIAAHARRVVVLRDGVIASDDRRSAFKQSMGIS
- a CDS encoding efflux RND transporter periplasmic adaptor subunit; protein product: MSKGLKWGLGIVVVAAVGAALAAKAKGGDKATEVRMESVQKRDLVASVTASGQVQPVTKVDVAADISGRIVRLAVKEGEIVKKGQFLLEIDPAQYQAAVQRSEAAVASAKASAAQAKANLLQAQRTYERSLEIQKTNAALISAESLEQLKTAVEVNTALFESANQNADQSAASLREARSNLARTTILAPMSGKITRLAVEQGETAVPGTFNKDAATLLTIADLSVFETKVKVDETDVARISLGDSAVIQIDAFPDTTFVGKVVEISNSSVKATASTGSTEQAIDYEVKIQLMNPPAETRPDFSATAKIVTDTRTSVLTIPIIALTVRENEELNAADTAGAPGQPKKKEVGKKDVEGVFIVGADNKVTFRPVKVGIAGDKYFEVISGVKDGEKIVGGTYQAIRELKDGALVKEPKPEKKPDAGAKT
- a CDS encoding TolC family protein — encoded protein: MRRLICTLLVVGAAPFAHVSAQASGPVLTLDEAIRLAVRNNPQYLQTGSSRQRAAAALRASKGQLLPTVRTSFGSSYREGRQQFFAGQAFGSTSDVLSSSADLGVDLAISAATWMARKQQQANLAAAESDVTSAEATLRANVITQYLNVLQALSRATLQDTLLRSTQAQLELARARQQVGAATTLDVRRAEVQVGQQQVAVLRERNNVEVEKLRLFQQIGVEQPAGVSLSSQFAIEEPKVQLDALLGQARSGNPALAALRSRERASDVQVSSARSAYFPSLSLSSGVSGFSQQLRNIDGSISDARASALSQQRSCISQDSLRRGAGLPSILQQCGAIVFTDAQASALRDANAQFPFKMTRSPIQLSAQISLPIFDGFTREQRIQEAAASRNDARYRVREQELKLTADVTSAYRNLVTAYQTVRLQEQNTVAAREALALSQERFRVGANTFVDVTQSRSDFERAETDRINAIYDYHKAFAALESAVGRPLR
- a CDS encoding creatininase family protein; amino-acid sequence: MPPASTGQHAPLRLKELRPGEVAEAIARDPRLLIPVGTCEQHGPHLPMGVDTIIVERLADDLSAELRVLRAPTVEYGVNTDHERTIPGNATLRRKTLLRALNDLTDAWEAGGIREFVFLTAHGHEGHQEALSTVITKGARVRVVDILAIDLSDLTVSGLGPLHGDEVDTSLLLHLAPALVVMEKAQDYMITPEALRRYRRPSLRVPAASAGSIGRPSLASAEKGKAIYARIYSRIRDRIFLAPAPADD